A stretch of the Arthrobacter sp. PAMC 25486 genome encodes the following:
- a CDS encoding PspA/IM30 family protein, with protein MAKQSIFGRIAQLAKANINSLLDSAEDPQKMLDQMVRDYKANITEAETAVAQTIGNLRMLEDDYNEDVKAASDWGNKALAASRKADEFRAAGNAADAQKFDNLAKVALQRQMSAESEASSSQPNIAAQTEVVEKLKTGLQQMNGKLAELASKRNELIARSKTAAAQSQVHDSLKSIDIMDPTSEVSRFEEKIRREEAKVRGQNELAASSLDAQFNSLEDLGEQTEIEARLAALKAGGSAAPAALNAGTTVDEADFDKL; from the coding sequence ATGGCAAAGCAGTCAATTTTCGGCCGGATCGCTCAGTTGGCGAAGGCAAATATCAACTCGTTGCTGGATTCTGCCGAAGATCCTCAGAAAATGCTCGACCAGATGGTTCGTGATTACAAGGCGAACATCACCGAAGCCGAGACAGCCGTCGCCCAGACAATCGGCAACCTGCGCATGCTTGAAGATGACTACAACGAGGATGTCAAGGCCGCTTCCGACTGGGGCAACAAGGCACTGGCTGCCAGCCGCAAGGCCGATGAGTTCCGCGCTGCCGGCAATGCTGCCGACGCGCAGAAGTTCGACAATCTTGCCAAGGTCGCACTGCAGCGCCAGATGTCTGCGGAAAGCGAGGCCAGCTCGTCACAGCCCAACATTGCGGCGCAGACCGAGGTGGTTGAGAAGCTCAAGACCGGGCTGCAGCAGATGAACGGCAAGCTCGCCGAGCTCGCGAGCAAGCGCAATGAATTGATCGCGCGTTCCAAGACGGCTGCCGCACAGTCTCAGGTTCACGACTCACTCAAGAGCATCGACATCATGGACCCCACCAGCGAGGTCAGCCGCTTCGAAGAGAAGATCCGCCGCGAAGAAGCCAAGGTTCGCGGCCAGAACGAACTTGCCGCCTCCAGTCTGGATGCACAATTCAACTCCCTTGAGGACCTCGGCGAGCAGACCGAGATCGAGGCCCGCCTGGCCGCGCTGAAGGCTGGCGGCTCCGCTGCTCCGGCCGCGCTGAACGCCGGCACGACCGTGGATGAAGCCGACTTCGACAAGCTGTAA
- a CDS encoding aldo/keto reductase, translated as MTDTGAASAAVPELQLNNGVTIPQLGFGVFQIPPEETRVAVGQALEAGYRHIDTAAAYRNESGVGAALAESGLSRDDVFITTKLRNGEQGSPRAAFEASRKALGVERIDLYLIHWPVPSQGLFTQAWAELEALYAEGMVRAIGVSNFLPDHLDELLGGAAVVPAVNQIELHPSFQQGGLAQKCRSHGIAVQAYSPLGQGRDLVSGVLAEIAQAHGATPAQVVLAWHLGTGNIVIPKTVTPARMAENLAAAKIRLSDAELELISGLETGGRIGADPAVAAFTQM; from the coding sequence ATGACTGACACAGGTGCTGCATCCGCAGCCGTTCCGGAACTGCAGTTGAACAACGGAGTTACGATTCCGCAGCTCGGCTTCGGCGTCTTCCAGATCCCGCCGGAGGAAACCCGGGTGGCCGTGGGCCAGGCGCTCGAGGCAGGTTATCGGCACATCGACACGGCCGCGGCCTACCGCAACGAGTCAGGCGTGGGAGCTGCGCTGGCCGAATCCGGGCTGTCCCGAGACGATGTTTTCATCACGACCAAGCTGCGCAATGGCGAACAGGGCAGCCCGCGTGCCGCCTTTGAGGCCAGCCGCAAGGCGCTGGGCGTGGAACGGATTGACCTGTACCTGATCCACTGGCCCGTCCCGTCGCAGGGGTTGTTCACGCAGGCGTGGGCGGAACTAGAGGCGTTGTATGCAGAGGGAATGGTGCGTGCCATTGGGGTGTCCAACTTCCTGCCGGACCACCTCGATGAGCTGTTGGGCGGAGCCGCCGTGGTCCCTGCCGTCAACCAGATCGAGCTGCATCCCTCCTTCCAGCAGGGCGGGCTGGCGCAGAAGTGCCGCAGCCACGGCATTGCCGTGCAGGCCTACAGCCCCCTGGGCCAGGGCAGAGACCTGGTCAGCGGTGTCCTGGCCGAGATTGCGCAGGCCCACGGTGCCACACCGGCCCAAGTGGTCCTGGCCTGGCACCTGGGAACGGGGAACATTGTCATCCCCAAGACCGTGACGCCTGCGCGCATGGCCGAAAACCTGGCGGCGGCAAAGATCAGGCTCAGCGACGCCGAGCTTGAACTGATCTCCGGACTGGAAACAGGCGGCCGCATCGGCGCCGACCCCGCCGTGGCGGCGTTCACGCAAATGTAG
- a CDS encoding molybdopterin-binding protein: MTQIRVSEAARFLGVSDDTVRRWLENGTLHGAKDQQGRMVVDGVELAALAKKQSQLPNDPAGVGSSARNRMVGLVTNIVMDKVMAQVEMQCGPFRVVSLMSSEAVRDLGLEPGSVATAVVKSTNVIIEVPAKGNQS; the protein is encoded by the coding sequence ATGACACAGATTCGCGTTTCAGAGGCGGCTCGCTTTCTTGGCGTCAGCGATGACACCGTGCGCCGGTGGCTGGAGAACGGCACGCTCCACGGCGCAAAGGACCAGCAGGGCCGCATGGTGGTGGACGGCGTCGAGCTGGCTGCCCTGGCCAAGAAGCAGTCACAGCTGCCCAACGATCCCGCCGGCGTCGGCAGCTCCGCGCGGAACCGCATGGTGGGTCTGGTAACCAACATTGTCATGGACAAGGTCATGGCCCAGGTGGAGATGCAATGCGGGCCGTTCCGGGTGGTCTCACTCATGAGCAGCGAGGCTGTCCGCGACCTGGGCCTGGAGCCGGGATCCGTTGCCACGGCCGTGGTGAAGTCAACCAATGTCATCATCGAAGTGCCTGCAAAGGGAAACCAATCATGA
- the modA gene encoding molybdate ABC transporter substrate-binding protein, producing the protein MTTLIEFFTGRASRRLGVTGTVGAMLVLGLAACAPAGDNAPGAGQTPSSSSGAPAKLSGTLNVYAAASLKQTFTELASQFEAANPQAKVSLSFDGSSTLVTQIQEGAPADVFASADQANMSKLSDAKLVIGSPVDFASNVLTLVVPPDNPANITSFADAAQSGVKLVICAAQVPCGAASQSDAKAAGLTLAPVSEELNVTSVLGKVTAGEADAGLVYVTDAKTAGDKVESIPLNLDKPTVNLYPIAAVNTSKVPELAQGFIDLVTGAEGQKVLSDAGFGTP; encoded by the coding sequence ATGACAACGCTTATTGAATTCTTCACTGGCAGGGCCTCCCGGCGCCTAGGCGTCACGGGCACGGTTGGCGCCATGCTGGTATTGGGCCTTGCCGCGTGTGCGCCCGCCGGCGACAACGCACCCGGCGCCGGCCAAACGCCGTCGTCCTCCTCCGGCGCACCTGCAAAACTGTCCGGCACACTCAACGTGTACGCGGCGGCGTCCTTGAAACAGACCTTCACCGAGCTGGCCTCCCAGTTCGAGGCCGCAAACCCGCAAGCGAAGGTCTCGTTGAGCTTTGACGGCTCCTCCACCCTGGTCACCCAGATCCAGGAGGGCGCCCCCGCCGACGTCTTCGCCTCCGCCGACCAGGCCAACATGAGCAAACTCAGCGACGCCAAACTGGTCATAGGCTCCCCCGTTGATTTTGCCAGCAACGTTTTAACGTTGGTGGTGCCGCCGGACAACCCCGCCAACATCACCTCCTTTGCCGATGCGGCCCAGTCCGGCGTCAAGCTGGTGATCTGCGCCGCGCAGGTGCCGTGCGGGGCCGCCAGCCAGTCTGATGCAAAGGCCGCGGGCCTCACTTTGGCCCCCGTCAGCGAGGAACTGAACGTCACCAGTGTTCTGGGCAAGGTCACCGCGGGCGAGGCCGACGCCGGACTGGTCTATGTCACCGACGCCAAGACCGCCGGAGACAAGGTTGAGAGCATCCCGCTCAATCTGGACAAGCCCACAGTGAACCTGTACCCCATCGCCGCCGTCAACACCTCCAAGGTGCCGGAGCTGGCCCAGGGGTTCATTGACTTGGTGACAGGGGCCGAGGGCCAAAAGGTTCTCTCGGACGCCGGCTTTGGCACCCCCTAG